A window of the Candidatus Brocadiaceae bacterium genome harbors these coding sequences:
- a CDS encoding putative DNA binding domain-containing protein, whose translation MVAFANTKGGVILLGVRDDRTISGEKLTDDLKARINSVARNCNPSVQVKIKQFQKCIAIEVPKGDEKPYSCSSGFFRRLDGTTQKMSNHELRVMFQENETTPFEEKVNKAVTWDDISKEKIQNFMKEAKVSIKKIVPRDILTSLGIALNDKITNAGVLFFADNPRKYIPQTQMTMIAFKGKDRVHIYDRQDVEEDLLTQFNAAVLFLMKHLNRRSEIKGVNRKDIYEIPFEALREAIANAIIHRDYSMRGTSLMVEVYDDRVEIVNPGVFPGAKKSDFGKISVRRNERIADMFFRMDKVERAGTGISRMKEAMATAELPTPYIRQTDFYTIILKRTLKMGVEIREKKLGDRVGEKEVVDTTQKTTQKTTQKILEAITNKPDVTKKELAAVIGITEDGVKYHITRLRKKGVIKRIGPDKGGYWEIVGV comes from the coding sequence ATTGTCGCATTTGCCAATACCAAGGGTGGGGTGATTCTTCTGGGCGTTAGAGATGACCGGACTATAAGCGGAGAAAAACTGACAGATGACCTCAAGGCGCGTATCAATTCTGTTGCAAGAAACTGTAATCCTTCGGTTCAGGTAAAGATAAAACAATTTCAAAAGTGCATAGCAATAGAAGTGCCTAAGGGAGATGAAAAACCATACAGTTGTAGTTCCGGCTTTTTCAGGCGTCTTGACGGTACAACGCAGAAAATGTCCAATCATGAACTGCGTGTAATGTTTCAAGAGAATGAGACAACCCCATTTGAAGAAAAGGTCAATAAAGCTGTTACGTGGGATGACATATCAAAGGAAAAGATACAGAATTTCATGAAAGAGGCAAAGGTAAGCATAAAAAAAATAGTCCCACGTGATATCCTGACGAGTTTGGGCATAGCACTCAATGATAAGATAACAAATGCAGGAGTCTTGTTTTTTGCTGATAATCCCCGCAAATATATCCCTCAAACACAGATGACCATGATTGCATTTAAAGGTAAAGACCGCGTGCATATCTATGACAGACAGGATGTGGAAGAAGACCTCCTTACCCAGTTCAATGCAGCAGTATTGTTCCTTATGAAACATTTGAACCGACGCAGCGAGATAAAAGGCGTGAACCGCAAAGACATCTATGAGATACCATTTGAGGCATTGCGCGAGGCAATTGCCAACGCAATAATTCACCGTGATTACAGTATGCGCGGCACAAGCCTTATGGTAGAAGTATATGATGACAGGGTTGAGATAGTCAACCCCGGCGTTTTCCCCGGTGCAAAGAAAAGCGACTTCGGAAAGATTTCCGTAAGAAGAAATGAACGAATAGCAGATATGTTTTTTAGGATGGACAAGGTAGAACGTGCAGGCACCGGAATCAGTCGGATGAAAGAAGCAATGGCTACAGCAGAACTGCCGACGCCTTACATCAGGCAGACAGATTTTTATACAATTATCTTAAAACGGACACTGAAAATGGGGGTAGAAATTCGGGAGAAAAAGTTAGGTGATAGGGTGGGTGAAAAAGAGGTGGTAGATACTACCCAGAAAACTACCCAGAAAACTACCCAGAAAATCCTAGAGGCTATTACGAACAAACCTGACGTTACTAAAAAAGAACTGGCAGCGGTTATAGGAATAACTGAAGACGGAGTAAAATACCATATAACCAGACTTAGAAAAAAAGGGGTTATAAAACGCATCGGTCCTGATAAAGGTGGGTATTGGGAGATAGTTGGTGTTTAA
- a CDS encoding PIN domain-containing protein, whose amino-acid sequence MNLPLIYIDTSVYLKIFLKKKGTDKVRKLAKENRLLVSAILTRECFSAFSRQSQGKEIDDRTFDRLANHVKKPAVS is encoded by the coding sequence ATGAACCTGCCCTTGATATATATCGATACCAGCGTCTATTTGAAGATATTCTTGAAGAAAAAGGGTACGGATAAGGTAAGAAAACTGGCAAAAGAAAACAGGCTGCTCGTTTCCGCTATTCTTACCAGGGAGTGTTTTTCAGCCTTTTCAAGGCAAAGTCAAGGAAAGGAAATAGACGACAGGACCTTTGACAGGCTGGCGAACCACGTAAAAAAACCTGCCGTATCTTGA
- a CDS encoding type II toxin-antitoxin system prevent-host-death family antitoxin, which produces MVRVGLREANMHFSKYLKLVREGQEVVVTERGNPVAVIKPLMKKETPEDKIRSLEEQGILRRAAKGRLPLGRVIVLAGKPLSETVIEGREERL; this is translated from the coding sequence ATGGTACGCGTGGGATTAAGGGAAGCAAACATGCACTTTTCAAAATACCTGAAGCTGGTAAGAGAGGGGCAGGAGGTTGTTGTAACGGAGAGGGGAAACCCTGTGGCCGTTATCAAGCCACTCATGAAAAAAGAAACACCGGAGGATAAGATCAGAAGCCTGGAAGAACAGGGAATATTGCGAAGGGCTGCGAAAGGAAGGTTGCCGCTTGGTAGGGTTATTGTATTGGCAGGAAAGCCTTTATCCGAGACTGTCATAGAGGGCAGGGAAGAGAGGTTGTAA